In Vicia villosa cultivar HV-30 ecotype Madison, WI linkage group LG7, Vvil1.0, whole genome shotgun sequence, the DNA window AAGTAACTTTACCTCCCAATGAAATATGTTTCCCACTCCAAGCCCTGAATCTCTTTTTTAACTTAGAAATCACAAACGACCAAAACTCCTTCCGCCTATGATTCCCACCAATCGTAATACCAAGAAACATAAACGAAAGCTTCCCAACAAGACAACCCAGAAAAGAAGAAGCCGCAAAAAGCACATGATCCTCCAAGTGCGCACCAATGATCAAACTCTTACTCAGAATAATGCACAACCCCGAAACCAAATCAAAACCACGAAGGATAGCTTTGATACACCACAAATTCTCCTTAGATCCATCATAAATAAGAGTcatgtcatccgcaaattgaagcatCTCAAAACGAATATCATTGGCAACCTGGAAACCATTAAAATAACCAAAAGAAACCGCATTCCACATCAAATCTGCCAAACCTTCCGTCACTAACAAGAAAGAGAAAGGAGATAGAGGATCCCCTTGACGCAACCCTCAAATTCCCTTGTAGGCAATCCATTAACTAAAATGGAAATAGAGCTAGAAAACACCATCCCTTCCATCCACCATAACCATTATGTTTTAGTATAAAAGAAAGAAACTAATATGATTATAActttttttatctttaaaaaaagtagaaaatactttttttatagaaaaatatgttatttattaATATCTAAAAATATCCGCGAATAGCTTAAAACCTACATATTAGCCGCTTAACATATATCTATACGGATATAAGacaaatataaatatcatatttttCCCATGAGACAGAGTATATCATAATATCCGTCCCATAAATATTCATTTACATCCCTAAATATAAATATGAGATAGAATATTGAATAAATTTAAACATCTAATCAAATAAACATGTCTTTCTAAAAAGCTCTTTTCGAACAAagacaaaattaaatatttagtagGTCCCTGAAGAATAAAGAAATTGAGAATTTCCCTACAAGTTTAACATTATTTTATGTATACATATTCGAAATGACAATCCAGTTCTAATTCAACTAGTATTTATCGTGTTtaaagtaatttgtttttttcAATAGCTGTTACGGGCCCATTACTAACTTTGTACAGGTTTGTGATGCGATACTCCTATTTAAGAAGCATGTCTGATAAGAAGTGGGAGgcatttatttgattttgattggtAGATTAATGCTGAAATCATACAGAAAATGTAATGGAtacctttaaaaaaattaatagatatattgatttcaataataaaatcaattttatttgttaaatatatttattagagtaattatacaaactcaaataaaataaataaataaaatttgtcagaaaaagttatttttatatttaaaatgacaaaggaaagaaaatataaatattactaAATTATACTTATAATTAGACTAAGAAAGTATTTATACTCCCTACTAATTTAAATAGgaattcatattcatattcataaaatataagagttatatgtttaataacttaaaaaaaaaatccaataacATAACTTTACGATGAGTCTCAACATTGATAACTCAATTAGAAAGTCAATTTGCCTCTCAAGAAACCTAATATACCAACTGGTCATCCTACTTTTAACGAGGTCAAAAGATCCCACTTTAAAATATAAGAACGAACTACTTCAATTATAAGGTTGATTCGGCTCTCAAGAAATCTGCTCGATCTAAGTGGTCTTTGCTAAAAACATTCCAATCATGCGCTCCTAATTCTTTAGGGAGTATACATTGCTAGTCATATTTTTTACTAATAGACTTTAACATACACATAAGGGAATAATAATTAGTCAGCTCAAAGGGAATAATGGACTTGATCAGAAGTTTAAAGAATGTAGGAATATATAGAAATATAAAATGAGAGTTGAGGTGAAAGAAAATTAGATAATGGGTAGAatcaatttcttttttctttttatggaAACAATCTTTTTTAAGTatatcaaatcaaaacaaaacaaaaaagttgTTGGGGCAAAGAGCTTTGTTGGCTTATGAATGGATCCACATTAGGTAAACTGCCATATTTTGTCTAGGTTCCACCACACCACCACCCATACACCATTAATTGATCTATGATTTAATTCGGACATATTTTATATGTTTGTTAGAATATTATTATCCATATGAATTATCACGCAGTTTTTAAATATTGCAACGGTTTCTTGATAATACTATCCATTCCAAACAAAACTCAATTTTAAAGAATTGTAATTTAATGGATATGTAAGTCTTTAAGACGAGGAAGTAGTTAATTTTGAGTAGCATGAAATATATCACAATACTGTTCTTGTATGTGTTATATCTCAAAATAGATGCGCTATTTTATATGCTATCTTCCATTTCTCTAACAGCCGCCTCACATCAATACAAGTGTGTTATTCGCTGTatagccatatatatatatatatatatatatatatatatatatatatatatatatatatatatatatatatatatatatatatatatatatatatatatatatatatatatgagttttcGCAGTGCGGTTGAGCAGTTTTGACGAtaaaaatcatctgaaccgcaagagaaaaaacgTGTGGTTCAGTTTGatttggttgacttttaaaaataaaatcgaacaaaaccaaatcaaactaaTGCATTTTGGATTAGTTTGGTTTTTTACAAAAACTTTATTGAGTCATAAATACACATACAgagtaaaatataattttttgttttatcattcatacatttctataaaaaaagtttataattgtcAAAAATAAGTTTCAAATTTGATACATAAAATTGCATCTTACACATTTATCTTAAGTCTAAAGAATGatatacatgaaattgcattcttaaataaatatcatacacaTAATACGATAAATTATATTTTGTCAAAAATAGTATttacaaatgaataatattttattttttgttgatatgtaaattaaaataaatatcatacaaagaatatgatcaaatatacatacaatatttGCTGATTTGTCTAAACaattaaagatatatatatatatatatatatatatatatatatatatatatatatatatatatatatatatatatatatatatatatatatatatatatatatatatatatatatatatatattagttagtAAGATTTTGTAACTTAatgcagtttggtttggtttggttttcaaAATACAAACCACAAACCAAACCGCGCGGTTCTATTAGAAAATGACTCAAACACATTCGAaccaaatgcaattttttgtggtttcggtttggttcgattcgattttgcgattttctattggactagtttgattttgaacacccaTATTATGTATGAGTATGTTAAGCAATGTTTTGACCATGCTAGGAAGTTAGTTAGGTGAATAATTAACTTTGAGTTAGTTACAGCCATCTTAAGGGCTCAAGTATATAAGAGTGAATACTCTTGCAATGGAGATTAATACACTTGAATATATAGAGCAAGAAAAAGCTTGCATAATGTCGATGAacctctctttcttttcttcatgaAAAATGAATCATTCTAACATGATATCATACGCCTAAGAGGGACCTTAATTcactacatcatcttcaaccttttgcATGTCACCATAGTTAAAGATTTTCAAGCTTCAAGGAAGCTACATTACAAATGCATTCTTGAGGTTTTAGAGAAACCGTAACTATTTGGTGAGTCTTTTTTGGCTCCGGAGATACTGTGACATATCTCATGTTCGTGCTACCAACCAAGCTTCAAAGAAGCTAATCACCTTGTGCTTAATTAAATTCAAGTTTCACTTCGAGTTTCCAGAGAAACATCAATGGGAGATCGTGTTCAAACTCCAAGAGAATCTCCACAAGTCGTGCAAACTTCATTAGTTTCAATGAATCAACTCGCATTTTCAGGTACCGCGAACACCTTTGCAGCAAAATTGTCCATTAAACTTCAAGAAAACAATTTCTTTCTTTGGAATCAACAAGTTGAGGGAGTAATTCTCTCACACAAGCTCCACCAAGTGATTGTTAATTCACAAATCCCACCTATGTTCAAGACTAAACATGATAGAGTTGCCAATATTATCACTAAAAACTATGAAGCCTGAATCATGTAAGATCAGGCCATATTCACATGGTCGCTATCGATAATTTCTAAAGTTGTTCTACCACAACTGATATCTTACAAACATGCTAATGAGAATTGGGACAAGgtgctgtttacggtgatttccggtaaacaaccgctagtcttccaaactataataaatatgatttggttacttgcaggatcgactagattgatcctaggacacatagtcaagaagattgttatcaatgt includes these proteins:
- the LOC131619117 gene encoding uncharacterized protein LOC131619117 — translated: MWNAVSFGYFNGFQVANDIRFEMLQFADDMTLIYDGSKENLWCIKAILRGFDLVSGLCIILSKSLIIGAHLEDHVLFAASSFLGCLVGKLSFMFLGITIGGNHRRKEFWSFVISKLKKRFRAWSGKHISLGGKVTLLNLVLNSIPIFVIFFSKAPKCILEKIFKIQ